The Acanthopagrus latus isolate v.2019 chromosome 13, fAcaLat1.1, whole genome shotgun sequence genome contains a region encoding:
- the LOC119031352 gene encoding uncharacterized protein LOC119031352 isoform X2, whose protein sequence is MDQEVLDQVVLVQAMDQVELDQVVLVPAMDQVVLVQAMDQVELDQVVLVPAMDQVELDQVVLVQAMDQVELDQVVLVPAMDQVVLVQAMDQVELDQVVLVQAMDPEELDQAESDLVVLVPAMDQMELDQVELDLVVLVQAMAQGELDLVVLVQAMAQGELDLVVLVQATDQAELELEELDQVVLVPAMDQVELDLVVPAMDQEVG, encoded by the exons ATGGACCAGGAGGTGTTGGACCAGGTGGTGCTGGTACAGGCTATGGACCAGGTGGAGTTGGACCAGGTGGTGCTGGTACCGGCTATGGACCAGGTGGTGCTGGTACAGGCTATGGACCAGGTGGAGTTGGACCAGGTGGTGCTGGTACCGGCTATGGACCAGGTGGAGTTGGACCAGGTGGTGCTGGTACAGGCTATGGACCAGGTGGAGTTGGACCAGGTGGTGCTGGTACCGGCTATGGACCAGGTGGTGCTGGTACAGGCTATGGACCAG GTGGAGTTGGACCAGGTGGTGCTGGTACAGGCTATGGACCCGGAGGAGTTGGACCAGGCGGAGTCAGACCTGGTGGTGCTGGTACCGGCTATGGACCAGATGGAGTTGGACCAGGTGGAGTTGGACCTGGTGGTGCTGGTACAGGCTATGGCCCAGGGGGAGTTGGACCTGGTGGTGCTGGTACAGGCTATGGCCCAGGGGGAGTTGGACCTGGTGGTGCTGGTACAGGCTACGGACCAGGCGGAGCTGGAACTGGAGGAGTTGGACCAGGTGGTGCTGGTACCGGCTATGGACCAGGTGGAGTTGGACCTGGTGGTGCCGGCTATGGACCAGGAGGTAGGATGA
- the LOC119031352 gene encoding uncharacterized protein LOC119031352 isoform X1 → MDQEVLDQVVLVQAMDQVELDQVVLVPAMDQVVLVQAMDQVELDQVVLVPAMDQVELDQVVLVQAMDQVELDQVVLVPAMDQVVLVQAMDQVELDQVVLVPAMDQVELDQVVLVQAMDPEELDQAESDLVVLVPAMDQMELDQVELDLVVLVQAMAQGELDLVVLVQAMAQGELDLVVLVQATDQAELELEELDLVVPAMDQEVG, encoded by the exons ATGGACCAGGAGGTGTTGGACCAGGTGGTGCTGGTACAGGCTATGGACCAGGTGGAGTTGGACCAGGTGGTGCTGGTACCGGCTATGGACCAGGTGGTGCTGGTACAGGCTATGGACCAGGTGGAGTTGGACCAGGTGGTGCTGGTACCGGCTATGGACCAGGTGGAGTTGGACCAGGTGGTGCTGGTACAGGCTATGGACCAGGTGGAGTTGGACCAGGTGGTGCTGGTACCGGCTATGGACCAGGTGGTGCTGGTACAGGCTATGGACCAGGTGGAGTTGGACCAGGTGGTGCTGGTACCGGCTATGGACCAGGTGGAGTTGGACCAGGTGGTGCTGGTACAGGCTATGGACCCGGAGGAGTTGGACCAGGCGGAGTCAGACCTGGTGGTGCTGGTACCGGCTATGGACCAGATGGAGTTGGACCAGGTGGAGTTGGACCTGGTGGTGCTGGTACAGGCTATGGCCCAGGGGGAGTTGGACCTGGTGGTGCTGGTACAGGCTATGGCCCAGGGGGAGTTGGACCTGGTGGTGCTGGTACAGGCTACGGACCAGGCGGAGCTGGAACTGGAGGAGTTGGAC CTGGTGGTGCCGGCTATGGACCAGGAGGTAGGATGA